A part of Azospirillum thermophilum genomic DNA contains:
- a CDS encoding MFS transporter: protein MSSEKFTQAGLREPALRKVVAGSFAGALLEWYDFFAFGTASGLVFGRLFFPDADPMVATIAAFAFFGVGFWARPLGGIVFGHFGDRVGRKVTLIWTIMIVGITTFLIGCLPTYAQVGIWAPILLVALRLLQGFGLGGEYGGASLMAIESAPRNRRGFIGSLPQAASSAGVILATSVFAACDLLLTDAQFMSWGWRIPFWLSAPMLVVGLYIRIHVAETKDFASAQGSGMAAGPQDGAEPRRTAEPRTGHPVTGSASRQRAAEGLPVVELFRRHPRNIILATGARLVETVFFNAIYSFAVAYMVSTLGMDRHVPLTGMLLAASVGIVMCPIAGWLSDRYGQRSIYLLASLVCTVISFGLFEVLGTRDVVLIYCAMIVGFSLGPVTLFAVQPTMFSRMFDTNVRYTGLSVAYQVSAIVGGMTPLFAASLLALGDGNPRYVVAYLAGVSAISCVCVWLIRYEAKQDPFLPFSCLARTRGRSAT, encoded by the coding sequence ATGAGCAGCGAGAAGTTCACCCAAGCCGGCCTTCGGGAGCCCGCCTTGCGGAAGGTCGTCGCCGGCAGCTTCGCCGGCGCGCTCCTCGAATGGTATGATTTCTTCGCATTCGGAACGGCCTCCGGCCTGGTCTTCGGGCGGCTCTTCTTTCCCGACGCCGATCCGATGGTGGCCACGATCGCGGCCTTCGCCTTCTTCGGCGTGGGGTTCTGGGCCCGTCCGCTGGGAGGGATCGTCTTCGGCCATTTCGGGGACCGCGTCGGCCGCAAGGTGACGCTGATCTGGACGATCATGATCGTCGGGATCACCACCTTCCTGATCGGCTGTCTGCCGACCTACGCACAGGTCGGCATCTGGGCGCCGATCCTGCTCGTCGCCCTGCGCCTCCTGCAAGGCTTCGGCCTTGGCGGGGAGTATGGCGGGGCCTCGCTGATGGCGATCGAATCCGCCCCGCGGAACCGGAGGGGCTTCATCGGATCCCTGCCGCAGGCGGCCTCGTCCGCCGGTGTCATCCTCGCCACCAGCGTCTTCGCGGCCTGCGATCTTCTGCTGACGGATGCCCAGTTCATGTCATGGGGCTGGCGGATTCCCTTCTGGCTCTCGGCGCCCATGCTGGTCGTCGGCCTCTACATCCGGATCCACGTCGCCGAAACCAAGGACTTCGCCTCGGCACAGGGGAGCGGCATGGCCGCCGGCCCGCAGGACGGCGCCGAGCCCCGCCGGACGGCCGAGCCGCGCACCGGACATCCCGTGACCGGCAGCGCGTCGCGCCAGCGGGCGGCGGAGGGACTGCCGGTCGTCGAACTGTTCCGCCGCCATCCGCGCAACATCATCCTGGCCACCGGGGCGCGGCTGGTCGAGACGGTGTTCTTCAACGCGATCTACTCCTTCGCGGTCGCCTACATGGTGTCGACCCTCGGCATGGACCGGCACGTCCCGCTGACGGGAATGCTGCTCGCCGCCTCGGTCGGCATCGTCATGTGCCCGATCGCCGGCTGGCTGTCCGACCGGTATGGCCAGCGCTCGATCTACCTCCTGGCATCGCTGGTCTGTACGGTCATCAGCTTCGGCCTGTTCGAGGTGCTGGGAACGCGCGACGTGGTCCTGATCTACTGTGCCATGATCGTCGGCTTCAGCCTGGGCCCGGTCACGCTGTTCGCGGTGCAGCCGACCATGTTCAGCCGCATGTTCGACACCAACGTGAGGTACACGGGCCTGTCGGTCGCCTATCAGGTGTCGGCGATCGTCGGCGGCATGACCCCGCTGTTCGCCGCGTCGCTGCTGGCACTCGGAGACGGGAACCCGCGGTACGTCGTGGCCTACCTCGCCGGGGTGTCGGCGATCTCCTGCGTCTGCGTCTGGCTGATCCGGTACGAAGCGAAGCAGGACCCGTTTCTTCCCTTCTCCTGTCTGGCCCGGACCAGGGGACGCTCGGCCACAT
- a CDS encoding sulfite exporter TauE/SafE family protein — MDLLAIFTPDGTLLDTTTVLTVCALMFLYTFVGICAGFGGGLTTMPLVSLMLPVKMAAPMSVIVGTATALYATWLSRKETDWKSAAVLIAFSFLGVPVGLYALSYLPDYMMKIGLGVFLIVYSAYSLFIPRLPTYDKRWIAAPMGAIAGALGAAFSTNGPPVVIYGMLRNLSPAAFRGTLNAFFTANNITIIGGLATSGILTVSTVKLVVFAVPMMILGSLVGQFVHKRLPTPVFRKLVFMLLIASGAMLIKGAAGLPALPVLATVFIPFIILQLIFGKKIAMIRAQQESAKA, encoded by the coding sequence ATGGACCTTCTTGCCATCTTCACGCCGGACGGGACGCTGCTGGACACGACCACCGTCCTGACGGTATGCGCCCTGATGTTCCTCTACACCTTCGTCGGCATCTGCGCCGGCTTCGGCGGCGGGCTGACCACCATGCCGCTGGTGTCGCTGATGCTGCCGGTGAAGATGGCGGCTCCGATGTCGGTCATCGTCGGAACCGCCACCGCGCTCTATGCGACCTGGCTGTCGCGCAAGGAAACCGACTGGAAGTCGGCCGCCGTGCTGATCGCCTTCTCGTTCCTCGGCGTCCCGGTCGGGCTTTACGCACTGTCCTACCTGCCGGACTACATGATGAAGATCGGCCTCGGCGTCTTCCTCATCGTCTACTCGGCCTACAGCCTGTTCATCCCGCGCCTGCCGACCTACGACAAGCGCTGGATCGCGGCGCCGATGGGCGCCATCGCCGGTGCGCTCGGCGCGGCCTTCTCCACCAACGGCCCGCCGGTGGTGATCTACGGCATGCTGCGCAACCTCAGCCCCGCGGCGTTCCGCGGCACGCTCAACGCCTTCTTCACCGCCAACAACATCACCATCATCGGCGGCCTGGCGACGAGCGGCATCCTGACGGTCTCGACGGTCAAGCTGGTGGTGTTCGCGGTTCCCATGATGATCCTCGGCTCCCTGGTCGGGCAGTTCGTGCACAAGCGGCTTCCGACGCCGGTCTTCCGCAAGCTGGTGTTCATGCTGCTGATCGCCTCGGGTGCGATGCTGATCAAGGGCGCTGCCGGCCTGCCGGCACTGCCGGTCCTCGCGACCGTCTTCATCCCCTTCATCATCCTGCAGCTCATCTTCGGGAAGAAGATCGCCATGATCCGCGCCCAGCAGGAATCCGCCAAGGCATAA
- a CDS encoding SDR family NAD(P)-dependent oxidoreductase: MNYQKNVHYSSLEGKVVAITGGASGIGEELVRAFVSQGAKVGFLDVDRKAGEALATELGCLFLPCDVTDIGQLKDCFATIAARLGVVDILVNNAGSDDHHKIEDITEAYFENRIAVNLRHQIFAIQAVIGGMAEKGGGSIINMGSINWMRGRPGRVLYSLSKAAIHGFTRTLAQELGARNIRVNSLVPGAIRTPKQDAMWAKLDPAAVNQFVELQALKFRLDGTHCARMALFLGSDESCGCTGQDFIVDAGLTLN, encoded by the coding sequence ATGAACTATCAAAAAAACGTGCACTATTCGTCCCTGGAGGGGAAAGTCGTCGCCATCACCGGCGGCGCGAGCGGCATCGGCGAGGAACTGGTCCGTGCCTTCGTCAGCCAGGGCGCGAAGGTCGGCTTCCTCGACGTCGACCGGAAGGCCGGGGAGGCGCTGGCAACCGAACTCGGCTGCCTCTTCCTTCCCTGCGACGTGACCGACATCGGGCAGCTCAAGGACTGCTTCGCGACGATCGCCGCCAGGCTCGGCGTCGTCGACATCCTCGTCAACAATGCGGGGAGCGACGATCACCACAAGATCGAGGACATCACCGAAGCGTATTTCGAGAACCGCATCGCCGTGAACCTCCGCCACCAGATCTTCGCCATCCAGGCGGTGATCGGCGGCATGGCGGAGAAGGGCGGCGGATCGATCATCAACATGGGGTCGATCAACTGGATGCGCGGCCGGCCGGGCCGCGTGCTCTACTCCCTGTCCAAGGCGGCGATCCACGGCTTCACCCGGACGCTGGCCCAGGAACTCGGCGCCCGCAACATCCGGGTCAACAGCCTCGTCCCCGGCGCCATCCGCACTCCCAAGCAGGACGCGATGTGGGCCAAGCTGGACCCCGCGGCGGTCAACCAGTTCGTCGAGCTCCAGGCGCTCAAGTTCCGGCTCGACGGCACCCACTGCGCCCGGATGGCCCTTTTCCTCGGATCGGACGAGTCGTGCGGCTGCACCGGCCAGGACTTCATCGTCGACGCCGGCCTGACCTTGAACTAG
- a CDS encoding NAD(P)-dependent oxidoreductase, with translation MKTIGFIGLGLMGEPMSRNLVTKFAGTVLVYDMNPQAIARVVAAGAEAAASIEDIARRADVIFTMVPKSVDVQAVYEAMLPHLRAGQITVDMSTIDPSVSQALAETVKGKGAAMLDAPVVKSVPAAEAGELGIYVGGDESAYQTVRPLLAMMGSNQIHLGANGRGLVMKMLHNTLVAGIQNSVNEMLNAAEVYGIGKAEFTTAVSYGGAMNFYLTSKVKSLIEENYKPVFSLQNMAKDVNIMCTMMQEKGLHLPGVALVKQVYDKGVAAGFGTEDFCATYKVVHAGLHGNRK, from the coding sequence ATGAAGACGATCGGTTTCATCGGGCTCGGCCTGATGGGTGAGCCCATGTCCAGGAACCTGGTGACCAAGTTCGCCGGCACCGTCCTGGTCTATGACATGAACCCGCAGGCCATCGCCCGGGTGGTCGCGGCGGGTGCCGAGGCGGCCGCGTCCATCGAGGACATCGCCCGGCGCGCCGACGTCATCTTCACGATGGTGCCGAAATCCGTGGACGTCCAGGCGGTCTACGAGGCGATGCTGCCCCATCTGCGCGCCGGCCAGATCACCGTCGACATGTCCACCATCGACCCCAGCGTTTCCCAGGCCCTGGCGGAGACGGTGAAGGGCAAGGGCGCGGCGATGCTCGACGCGCCGGTCGTCAAATCGGTTCCGGCCGCGGAGGCCGGCGAGCTCGGCATCTATGTCGGCGGCGACGAGAGCGCCTACCAGACCGTCCGCCCGCTGCTGGCGATGATGGGATCGAACCAGATCCATCTCGGCGCCAACGGCCGCGGCCTGGTGATGAAGATGCTGCACAACACGCTTGTCGCCGGCATCCAGAACAGCGTCAACGAAATGCTGAATGCGGCGGAGGTCTACGGCATCGGCAAGGCGGAATTCACGACGGCCGTGTCCTACGGCGGCGCCATGAACTTCTATCTCACGAGCAAGGTCAAGAGCCTGATCGAGGAGAACTACAAGCCGGTGTTCTCCCTGCAGAACATGGCGAAGGACGTCAACATCATGTGCACCATGATGCAGGAGAAGGGGCTCCACCTTCCGGGCGTCGCGCTGGTCAAGCAGGTCTACGACAAGGGCGTCGCGGCGGGGTTCGGGACCGAGGACTTCTGCGCGACCTACAAGGTCGTCCACGCCGGACTTCACGGCAACCGGAAATAA
- a CDS encoding SMP-30/gluconolactonase/LRE family protein: MNEPVPLFDYIGELPECPTWCETGRRLYWTDILRKELHSCRPDGTDHRILRFEEEVGCFALREKGGFILAMRTGIYLADAQGTIERKICDNPNNPLLARFNDGGVDPYGRFYAGTYWSPRDYNGALLCRVDAGLTVKVVQCDILGANGLAFSPDGRWMYTTDTPNHVLYRTPIDPASREPGRREVFMSFPRGNGRPDGAAMDVEGCYWTALFDGHRIARISPAAEILEEHRLPARCPTMVCFGGDDMKTLYITTTRENMSEDELRERPLSGALFTMRTAVAGMRKPAFKED; encoded by the coding sequence ATGAATGAGCCCGTACCGCTCTTCGACTACATCGGGGAGCTTCCCGAGTGCCCGACCTGGTGCGAGACGGGCCGGCGCCTCTACTGGACCGACATCCTGCGCAAGGAGCTTCATTCCTGCCGGCCCGACGGCACGGACCATCGGATCCTCCGCTTCGAGGAGGAGGTCGGGTGTTTCGCCCTGCGCGAGAAGGGGGGCTTCATCCTGGCCATGCGCACCGGGATCTATCTGGCCGACGCGCAGGGGACCATCGAAAGGAAGATCTGCGACAACCCGAACAACCCCCTCCTCGCCCGCTTCAACGACGGCGGGGTCGACCCCTACGGCCGCTTCTACGCCGGAACCTACTGGTCCCCGCGCGATTACAACGGCGCGCTGCTGTGCCGGGTCGATGCCGGCCTGACGGTCAAGGTGGTGCAGTGCGACATCCTCGGCGCCAACGGTCTGGCGTTCAGCCCGGACGGGCGGTGGATGTACACCACCGACACGCCGAACCACGTCCTGTACCGGACCCCGATCGACCCCGCCAGCCGGGAGCCGGGGCGCCGCGAGGTCTTCATGAGCTTCCCGCGTGGCAACGGGCGGCCGGACGGCGCGGCCATGGACGTCGAGGGTTGCTACTGGACGGCACTGTTCGACGGCCACCGCATCGCCCGGATCTCGCCGGCCGCCGAAATCCTCGAAGAGCATCGATTGCCCGCGCGCTGCCCGACCATGGTCTGCTTCGGCGGCGACGACATGAAGACGCTCTACATCACCACGACCCGCGAGAACATGTCCGAAGACGAGCTGCGCGAGCGGCCGCTCTCCGGCGCTCTCTTCACCATGCGCACCGCCGTCGCGGGCATGCGCAAACCCGCTTTCAAGGAAGACTGA
- a CDS encoding aldose 1-epimerase translates to MPRRIGIARGGMALEVAPDLGGAIASLTFGEVDILRPLPAGEDVIVNQSACYPLVPYSNRIAGGRFAYEGERFQLARNFGDHPHSIHGNAWQRPWEVADTSDRSIALTFVHSPVKGEEHHWPWPYQATQLFELHDRELTVELTYRNLAGKAVPVGLGFHPYFPDASAALLHFSAGKVLFNGPDSLPVSMGEVPPEWSYRSPRAPVAGSIDNCFCDWEGPATITWPGRKVTVAIDSPQATNAVLFIPPAAKNFVAVEPVTNVNNAINDLPVDLDGRAMRRVAPGETLSLQMSIRVSSHE, encoded by the coding sequence ATGCCCCGCCGGATCGGCATAGCCCGGGGCGGCATGGCCCTGGAGGTGGCACCGGACCTCGGGGGCGCCATCGCCTCCCTGACGTTCGGGGAGGTGGACATCCTCCGTCCCCTGCCGGCGGGCGAGGACGTGATCGTCAACCAGTCCGCCTGCTATCCGCTGGTGCCCTACTCGAACCGCATCGCCGGCGGCCGGTTCGCGTATGAGGGCGAGCGCTTCCAGCTCGCCCGGAACTTCGGGGACCACCCGCACTCGATCCACGGCAACGCCTGGCAGCGCCCCTGGGAGGTCGCGGACACCTCCGACCGGTCCATCGCCCTGACGTTCGTGCACAGCCCGGTGAAGGGCGAGGAACACCACTGGCCCTGGCCGTACCAGGCGACACAGCTCTTCGAACTGCACGACCGGGAGCTGACCGTCGAGCTGACCTACCGGAACCTGGCGGGGAAGGCGGTGCCCGTCGGGCTCGGCTTCCATCCCTACTTCCCCGATGCAAGCGCGGCACTGCTGCACTTCTCGGCGGGAAAGGTCCTGTTCAACGGCCCGGACAGCCTTCCCGTTTCCATGGGCGAGGTGCCGCCCGAGTGGAGCTACCGGTCTCCCCGGGCTCCGGTCGCCGGGTCCATCGACAACTGCTTCTGCGACTGGGAAGGACCCGCCACGATCACCTGGCCGGGCCGCAAGGTGACGGTCGCGATCGACTCGCCGCAGGCGACGAACGCGGTCCTGTTCATCCCGCCGGCCGCGAAGAACTTCGTCGCCGTCGAGCCGGTGACCAACGTGAACAACGCGATCAACGACCTTCCGGTCGACCTGGACGGCCGTGCGATGCGGCGGGTGGCTCCCGGAGAGACCCTTTCCCTTCAGATGAGCATCAGGGTGTCGAGCCATGAATGA